The Sylvia atricapilla isolate bSylAtr1 chromosome 10, bSylAtr1.pri, whole genome shotgun sequence genome contains a region encoding:
- the SEC62 gene encoding translocation protein SEC62 has product MAERRRHRKRVQEVGEPFKEEKAVAKYLRFNCPTKSTNMMGHRVDYFIASKAVDCLLDSKWAKAKKGEEALFTTRESVVDYCNRLLKKQFFHRALKVMKMKPDKDTKKEKEKGKAESGKEEEKKSKKESGKDEKTKKEKEKEKKKDGEKDECKKDDTPGTPKKKETKRKFKLEPHEDQVFLDGNEVYVWIYDPVHFKTFAMGLVLVIAVIAATLFPLWPAEMRVGVYYLSVGAGCFVASILLLAVARCILFLIIWLITGGRHHFWFLPNLTADVGFIDSFRPLYTHEYKGPKADSKKEEKAESKKQQKYDSEEKSDSEKKEEEEGKTEGTRNSGTDGSGGERHSDTDSDRREDDRSQHSSGNGNDFEMITKEELEQQTDEGDCEEEEEEDTESGPSHGKS; this is encoded by the exons GAAGTTGGTGAGCCATTCAAGGAGGAGAAGGCTGTTGCTAAATACTTGCGCTTCAACTGTCCAACCAAATCCACCAACATGATGGGCCACCGAGTTGATTATTTTATTG cttCAAAAGCTGTGGATTGCCTCCTGGATTCTAAATGGGCCAAggcaaagaaaggagaggaggctCTCTTTACAACCCGAGAGTCTGTAGTTGATTACTGCAACAG actCCTGAAAAAACAGTTCTTCCATCGAGCATTGAAAGTGATGAAAATGAAACCTGACAAGgatacaaagaaagaaaaggaaaaaggaaaggctgagagcgggaaagaagaggaaaaaaagagcaagaaggaaagtggcaaagatgaaaaaactaagaaggagaaagaaaaggaaaagaaaaaggatggTGAAAAAGATGAGTGTAAGAAG GATGACACCCCAGGAACacccaagaaaaaggaaactaagAGGAAATTTAAACTTGAGCCACATGAAGACCAAGTTTTCTTGGATGGAAATGAG GTCTATGTGTGGATCTATGACCCCGTTCACTTTAAAACTTTTGCCATGGGACTTGTACTTG TGATTGCCGTTATAGCCGCCACCCTGTTCCCGCTGTGGCCAGCCGAGATGCGCGTCGGTGTTTATTACCTCAGCGTGGGCGCCGGCTGCTTTGTCGCCAGTATTCTGCTCCTCGCCGTCG CTCGCTGCATCCTTTTCCTTATCATCTGGCTCATCACTGGAGGAAGGCATCACTTCTGGTTCCTGCCAAACCTTACAGCAGATGTGGGCTTCATTGACTCCTTCAGGCCCCTGTACACACACGAATACAAAGGACCAAAAGCAGACtcaaagaaagaggagaaagcagaatccaaaaagcagcaaaaatacGACAGCGAGGAGAAATCAGACAgtgagaagaaggaagaagaggagggaaagacAGAAGGCACGAGGAACTCGGGAACAGACGGCTCAGGAGGAGAGCGGCATTCAGACACTGACAGTGACAGGCGTGAAGATGACAGGTCCCAGCACAGTAGTGGCAATGGAAACGACTTTGAAATGATCACAAAAGAGGAACTGGAACAGCAAACAGATGAAGGGGAttgtgaggaggaagaggaggaagacaCCGAAAGTGGGCCTTCACATGGAAAATCATAA